From Paenibacillus polymyxa, the proteins below share one genomic window:
- a CDS encoding NAD(P)/FAD-dependent oxidoreductase, producing the protein MSSIPKIVIVGAGYGGILTAQQLQKELKHNEATVTLINRHDYHYITTHLHMPAAGTDTIEHSRIPIAQLIDEFKVDLVKGTVKEIIPNEKKVVLEDGSLSYDYLVIGLGGEPETFGIPGMDQFALTIRSINSVRLIREHIEYQLALYKNDGKPGRLNFVVGGAGFSGIEFVAELADRLPQLAKAYDIDFNRIQIINVEAAPTALPGFDPELVEYAMDVLKRKGVNFRIGVPIKECQQNGVIVGEGEKIEACTVVWTGGIRGNGLIEKAGFEVMRGRVKIDDFLRAPGHDDIFIIGDSSLMFNPEGRPYPPTAQIAMQQGVLCAKNLAATLRKKELHKFVFSNKGTVASLGKGEAVAVVGKRKIKGWVAAQLKKIVDLRYLFIIGGIPLVLKKGRFF; encoded by the coding sequence ATGAGCAGTATTCCCAAAATTGTCATTGTGGGCGCCGGATATGGCGGTATATTGACGGCTCAGCAATTGCAAAAGGAGCTCAAGCACAATGAGGCAACTGTCACGCTAATCAACCGTCATGATTACCACTATATTACGACACATCTTCACATGCCTGCGGCAGGCACGGATACGATTGAGCATTCGAGGATTCCGATTGCGCAGCTAATCGATGAGTTCAAGGTGGATTTAGTCAAAGGAACAGTGAAGGAAATCATACCAAATGAGAAAAAAGTCGTGCTGGAGGATGGCTCGCTATCCTACGATTATTTGGTCATCGGATTAGGTGGCGAGCCGGAGACATTCGGTATTCCAGGAATGGATCAATTCGCACTGACGATTCGCAGTATTAACTCTGTGCGCCTGATTCGAGAGCATATTGAATACCAGCTGGCCCTGTATAAAAATGACGGTAAGCCAGGTCGCCTAAATTTCGTCGTAGGGGGCGCTGGTTTTAGTGGCATTGAGTTTGTAGCGGAGTTGGCAGATCGTCTGCCACAGCTGGCTAAAGCTTACGACATCGATTTTAACCGAATTCAAATCATTAACGTCGAGGCAGCTCCTACAGCATTACCAGGGTTTGATCCTGAGCTGGTGGAGTATGCGATGGATGTCCTCAAGCGTAAAGGGGTTAACTTCCGTATTGGAGTCCCGATTAAGGAATGCCAGCAGAATGGTGTAATTGTCGGTGAGGGTGAGAAAATTGAAGCCTGCACGGTCGTCTGGACAGGTGGAATCCGTGGGAACGGTTTGATCGAGAAAGCCGGATTCGAAGTGATGCGTGGAAGGGTGAAAATCGACGATTTTCTGCGTGCACCGGGTCACGATGATATTTTCATTATCGGGGACAGTTCTCTGATGTTTAATCCCGAAGGCCGCCCTTATCCACCGACTGCCCAAATTGCAATGCAGCAAGGAGTGCTTTGTGCCAAGAATCTGGCCGCTACGCTCCGCAAAAAGGAGCTGCACAAGTTCGTCTTCTCCAATAAGGGTACAGTTGCATCTCTTGGAAAGGGCGAAGCCGTCGCCGTAGTAGGTAAACGCAAAATCAAAGGCTGGGTGGCCGCACAGTTGAAAAAGATCGTAGATCTACGCTATCTGTTCATCATTGGCGGCATTCCACTGGTATTGAAAAAAGGGCGATTTTTCTAA
- the hemQ gene encoding hydrogen peroxide-dependent heme synthase has protein sequence MNQHQPQQTPATPNEVTSTLEGWYALHDFRSINWTAWKTADDEERAGALDELQEFMKEWSVTEEAGLGSSAVYTIVGQKADFVMLHLRETLEDLNKLENEFNKTTFAKYTTKTYSYVSVVELSNYLSKEEDPMQNPQIVARLKPVLNKARYICFYPMNKKRDLDDNWYMLSMDERRTLMRSHGLIGRSYAGKVKQIISGSIGFDDWEWGVTLFSDDALQFKKLIYEMRFDEVSARYGEFGSFYVGSVLNEETFEDMLKL, from the coding sequence GTGAATCAACATCAACCTCAACAAACCCCAGCAACACCCAACGAAGTAACCTCCACACTGGAAGGCTGGTACGCGCTTCACGATTTCCGGTCCATCAACTGGACGGCATGGAAAACTGCAGACGATGAAGAGCGCGCGGGAGCACTGGACGAGCTTCAAGAGTTTATGAAGGAATGGAGCGTTACCGAGGAAGCAGGTCTGGGCAGTTCAGCTGTCTATACTATAGTCGGACAAAAGGCTGATTTTGTTATGCTGCACCTGCGTGAAACGCTGGAAGACCTCAATAAATTGGAAAATGAATTCAACAAAACAACCTTCGCCAAATATACGACCAAAACGTATTCTTATGTAAGTGTGGTGGAACTGAGTAATTATTTGAGCAAGGAAGAAGATCCAATGCAAAATCCACAAATTGTCGCGCGCCTGAAGCCTGTATTAAACAAGGCACGTTATATTTGTTTCTATCCAATGAACAAGAAACGTGATCTGGATGACAACTGGTACATGCTTTCGATGGACGAGCGTCGCACCTTGATGCGCAGCCACGGTTTAATTGGACGCAGCTATGCTGGCAAAGTAAAGCAAATCATTTCAGGCTCCATCGGCTTCGACGATTGGGAGTGGGGCGTGACCCTGTTCTCCGACGACGCACTTCAATTCAAGAAGCTAATTTACGAAATGCGTTTTGATGAAGTGAGTGCCCGATACGGTGAATTCGGTTCCTTCTATGTCGGCAGCGTGTTGAACGAAGAAACATTTGAAGACATGCTGAAGCTGTAG